The following coding sequences lie in one Notolabrus celidotus isolate fNotCel1 chromosome 20, fNotCel1.pri, whole genome shotgun sequence genomic window:
- the LOC117832600 gene encoding uncharacterized protein LOC117832600, with translation MSELSVNDHLEGILSDFEALKRSFDVEDVEALPAFSTDSPSSTLVSPSSSHFFHIHNKVSEGQGGGSLSPSLAFTGNNSLGSTSHHSNISLGSKPSQGLKSHTIGSLSFNRGTTIKPAIHNNGSSVTRAASFQSRLNPSGCSMFSGPGSDNDSLHSSTSSLEYTGGVGVPSHFLNLGHIPVPHLEGNTSKPINMIYHNNT, from the coding sequence CACTGAAAAGATCCTTTGATGTTGAGGATGTGGAGGCTCTACCTGCCTTTTCTACTGATTCCCCTAGCTCCACCCTtgtttctccctcttcctcccatTTCTTCCACATTCACAACAAAGTCAGTGAGGGGCAGGGAGGAGGTAGCCTGTCGCCTTCATTAGCTTTCACTGGCAACAACAGCCTGGGGTCCACATCCCATCACTCCAATATCAGCCTGGGCTCTAAACCAAGCCAAGGGCTCAAGTCCCATACAATAGGCAGCCTATCCTTCAACCGAGGGACCACGATTAAGCCAGCCATCCACAACAATGGCTCATCTGTGACCAGAGCTGCATCCTTCCAGAGCAGGTTAAACCCTAGTGGTTGCTCAATGTTCTCTGGGCCAGGTAGTGACAATGATAGCCTCCACAGCTCCACATCCAGCCTGGAATACACTGGTGGGGTGGGAGTGCCCTCCCATTTTCTAAACTTGGGTCATATCCCAGTCCCCCATCTCGAGGGGAATACCAGCAAACCCATCAACATGATCTACCACAACAACACTTAG